One genomic window of Evansella cellulosilytica DSM 2522 includes the following:
- a CDS encoding carbon starvation CstA family protein, whose amino-acid sequence MATFLFSIGLLIVGYIVYSKVVERVFGINDKEPTPAYSKSDGLDYVPMSWWKGSLIQLLNIAGLGPIFGAIMGALYGPVAFIWIVVGCIFAGAVHDYFSGMLSLRHNGAQYPTLVGMYLGKTVQVIINIISIILMVLVAAAFVAGPAQLIAEITPLSFMVAIFAIFAYFLCAALLPVNKVIGRIYPIFGGILIFMAVSIAVALLLTDRAIPNLTLDNLHPGELPIWPLLMVTISCGAISGFHSTQSPIIARTLKKQSDGRKVFYGAMIAEGIIALIWAAAGMTFFGGTDGLAGALNAGGPAGVVNEISTTLLGTLGGILAILGVIILPITTGDTAIRSSRMMLIELLSKGFNNKKGKGVVLFATMIVVIPAFYLSTIDYSFLWRYVGWTNQLVATVMLWTGAMYLLKNNKFHWICGVPAMFMTAVVCTYIFYAPEGLGMDYYISVVIGGFLTLFVIAWYIKKIRSYRG is encoded by the coding sequence AAAGGTAGTGGAACGAGTTTTCGGAATAAATGATAAGGAACCTACACCAGCTTATTCGAAGTCAGATGGGTTAGATTATGTACCGATGAGCTGGTGGAAGGGGAGTTTAATTCAGTTATTAAATATTGCAGGGCTAGGCCCTATTTTTGGTGCAATCATGGGTGCGTTGTATGGACCTGTGGCTTTTATATGGATTGTTGTTGGCTGCATTTTTGCCGGAGCAGTTCACGACTATTTTTCTGGCATGCTTTCGCTCCGTCACAACGGAGCTCAATATCCAACACTAGTTGGAATGTATTTAGGAAAAACTGTACAAGTTATCATAAATATTATTTCCATTATCTTAATGGTTTTAGTGGCAGCTGCATTTGTCGCAGGTCCAGCTCAATTGATTGCAGAAATTACACCACTTAGCTTTATGGTTGCTATTTTTGCTATTTTTGCTTATTTCTTATGTGCTGCACTTTTACCAGTAAATAAAGTGATTGGTAGAATTTATCCAATCTTTGGTGGGATTTTAATCTTTATGGCGGTATCGATTGCAGTGGCGCTATTGCTTACGGACAGAGCGATCCCAAATTTAACATTAGACAATTTGCACCCAGGCGAACTGCCAATTTGGCCATTATTAATGGTAACAATCTCATGTGGTGCGATTTCCGGATTCCATAGCACACAAAGTCCGATTATTGCGAGAACGTTGAAAAAGCAATCTGACGGTCGTAAAGTTTTTTACGGAGCGATGATTGCAGAAGGAATCATTGCATTAATTTGGGCAGCGGCGGGTATGACTTTTTTTGGTGGTACAGATGGTCTTGCCGGAGCGCTTAACGCTGGTGGACCTGCAGGTGTTGTAAATGAAATTTCTACGACGTTATTAGGAACGCTAGGTGGCATTCTTGCTATTTTAGGGGTCATTATTTTGCCAATCACAACGGGAGATACGGCGATTCGATCATCGAGAATGATGTTGATTGAATTATTGAGTAAAGGATTTAATAACAAGAAGGGGAAAGGTGTTGTACTTTTTGCTACAATGATTGTCGTTATCCCGGCCTTTTATTTATCAACAATTGATTATTCTTTCTTATGGCGCTATGTAGGATGGACGAATCAGCTCGTCGCTACGGTGATGCTTTGGACAGGAGCGATGTATTTGTTGAAAAATAACAAGTTTCATTGGATCTGTGGCGTACCAGCGATGTTTATGACAGCAGTAGTCTGCACTTACATTTTTTACGCTCCAGAAGGTTTAGGAATGGACTATTATATTTCTGTCGTGATTGGTGGATTCCTGACTTTGTTTGTAATTGCCTGGTATATAAAGAAAATACGCTCCTACCGTGGCTAA